One segment of Moorella sp. E308F DNA contains the following:
- a CDS encoding carbonic anhydrase — protein MAGCQACVLTCMDFRIQAAVADWLREKGLTGKYDYLSLPGASRNFLSEGKINLVEDSYRLHHIKEVYLIHHEDCGAYNLGHLPVEEQLARQRRDMEAAARILKERHPELKVYLAFLYLDGRMVELDG, from the coding sequence ATGGCTGGCTGCCAGGCCTGTGTTTTAACCTGCATGGATTTCCGCATTCAGGCTGCTGTTGCTGATTGGTTGCGGGAAAAAGGGTTGACCGGGAAGTATGATTATCTGTCCCTTCCCGGCGCCAGCCGCAATTTCCTCAGTGAGGGTAAAATAAATCTGGTCGAGGATTCTTACCGGCTCCATCACATAAAAGAAGTATATTTAATTCACCATGAAGACTGCGGCGCTTACAATTTGGGCCACCTGCCCGTAGAAGAGCAGCTGGCCCGCCAGCGCCGGGATATGGAAGCGGCTGCCAGGATATTAAAAGAACGCCACCCGGAACTGAAAGTATACCTTGCCTTTCTCTACCTGGACGGCCGTATGGTGGAATTGGACGGGTGA
- a CDS encoding SDH family Clp fold serine proteinase — MGRAERLPLLEQIEAERQAAIICYFTGDRENLGTRIAPDVIRVFYRHLLALGPRPRLDLFLYTRGGDVLTPWRLVNLLREFTPHLSVLVPFRAASAGTLLCLGADEILMGPLGELGPIDPSVANAFNPEDPANPVARLPVSVEDVMAYFSLAREIAGLESEGSLSVVFNRLVDKVHPLALGNVHRNYALIRSLARKLLELHMPVDERDRVEDIIKNLTERLYAHNHMISRREAVEDIKLHVTRPSPGLEMLMWQLYLDYEADLKLLEPFNPAALLKPQEYSVEFEATGGIIESIPCLDAFVFNGTITRESQPREGAPPVNVTFSRQGWRQLI, encoded by the coding sequence ATGGGAAGGGCCGAGCGGCTGCCGCTTTTAGAACAGATCGAAGCTGAGCGCCAGGCGGCCATTATCTGCTATTTTACCGGCGACCGGGAAAACCTGGGCACCCGCATAGCTCCCGACGTTATCCGGGTTTTTTACCGCCACCTCCTGGCTCTGGGGCCGCGGCCCCGGCTTGATCTCTTCCTCTATACCCGCGGCGGCGATGTCCTGACCCCCTGGCGCTTGGTGAACCTGCTGCGGGAGTTTACTCCCCACCTTAGCGTCCTGGTGCCCTTCCGCGCCGCCAGCGCCGGCACCCTCCTCTGCCTGGGGGCCGATGAGATTCTCATGGGGCCCCTGGGCGAGCTGGGACCCATCGACCCCAGCGTGGCCAATGCCTTTAACCCGGAGGACCCGGCCAATCCGGTCGCCCGCCTGCCGGTCAGCGTGGAAGACGTCATGGCCTACTTTTCCCTGGCCCGGGAGATTGCCGGCCTGGAAAGTGAAGGGAGCCTGTCTGTGGTATTTAACCGCCTGGTGGACAAAGTTCATCCCCTGGCCCTGGGCAACGTGCACCGCAACTACGCCCTGATCCGCTCTCTGGCCAGGAAGCTGCTGGAGCTGCACATGCCGGTAGATGAGCGCGACCGCGTAGAGGATATCATCAAGAACCTTACGGAGAGGCTCTATGCCCACAACCACATGATCTCCCGGCGGGAGGCCGTAGAGGACATTAAGCTTCATGTCACCCGGCCCTCGCCAGGGCTGGAAATGCTCATGTGGCAGCTCTACCTGGATTATGAAGCTGATTTAAAGCTCCTGGAACCCTTTAACCCGGCCGCCCTCTTAAAACCCCAGGAATACTCGGTGGAGTTTGAGGCCACCGGCGGCATTATTGAAAGTATCCCCTGCCTGGATGCCTTCGTTTTTAACGGCACCATCACCAGGGAAAGCCAGCCCCGGGAAGGAGCACCGCCGGTCAACGTCACCTTTTCCCGCCAGGGCTGGCGCCAGCTGATTTGA
- a CDS encoding DUF523 domain-containing protein — MEKILVSACLAGEKCKYSGGHNLVPAIAELVRRGKAVPACPEALGGLTIPRSPAEIRGGDGYDVLAGRARVVDKEGRDVTAAFLRGAAATLTKAREIGAELVVLKEKSPSCGSKLIYDGTFTGTTRPGPGVTTALLREQGFRVISEGEFASKVKKCGSGDIIP; from the coding sequence GTGGAAAAGATCCTGGTCAGTGCCTGCCTGGCGGGCGAGAAGTGTAAATACAGCGGCGGCCACAACCTGGTCCCGGCCATCGCCGAGCTGGTGCGCCGGGGCAAGGCCGTGCCTGCCTGCCCGGAAGCCCTGGGAGGCTTAACCATCCCCCGGTCGCCGGCAGAAATCCGGGGCGGTGACGGGTATGATGTCCTGGCCGGCAGGGCTCGGGTGGTGGATAAAGAGGGCCGGGATGTGACGGCTGCCTTCCTCCGCGGCGCGGCAGCCACCCTGACAAAGGCCCGGGAAATCGGGGCGGAACTGGTGGTGTTAAAAGAAAAGAGCCCCTCGTGCGGCAGCAAATTAATCTATGACGGCACCTTTACCGGCACTACCCGTCCCGGCCCCGGTGTTACAACGGCGCTCCTCCGGGAGCAGGGGTTCAGGGTGATCAGTGAGGGGGAGTTTGCTTCTAAAGTTAAGAAATGCGGTAGTGGGGACATTATTCCATGA
- a CDS encoding YbjQ family protein yields MIITTTNTIEGHQIREYLGIVAGEAIMGANIVRDLFASITDIVGGRSGAYEEKLAQAREIALREMADKARRLGGDAVVGVDIDYEVVREGMLMVTAAGTAVRLE; encoded by the coding sequence ATGATCATTACGACAACAAATACAATTGAAGGTCACCAGATTCGGGAATACTTGGGGATAGTGGCCGGCGAGGCCATTATGGGAGCCAATATCGTCCGCGATCTTTTTGCCAGCATTACCGATATTGTGGGCGGCCGCTCGGGAGCCTATGAAGAAAAGCTGGCCCAGGCCAGGGAAATCGCCTTAAGGGAAATGGCCGACAAGGCCAGACGCCTGGGCGGGGATGCCGTGGTGGGCGTCGACATCGACTATGAGGTAGTAAGGGAAGGTATGCTTATGGTTACCGCCGCCGGCACGGCCGTGAGGCTGGAGTAA
- the rnhA gene encoding ribonuclease HI yields the protein MKEVTIYTDGACSGNPGPGGWGAVLIYGDKRKEISGAEAHTTNQRMEISAAIAALKALKEPCRVLLYSDSAYLVNAFRQGWLDRWQRNGWLTAKKEPVENQDLWRELLQLASRHQVEWLKVKGHSDNAENNRCDELARAAIRRLLKQEIPS from the coding sequence ATGAAAGAAGTTACCATCTACACCGACGGCGCCTGTTCCGGCAACCCCGGCCCCGGGGGATGGGGCGCCGTCCTGATCTACGGCGATAAACGTAAAGAGATTTCCGGGGCCGAGGCCCATACCACCAACCAGCGCATGGAGATCAGCGCGGCCATCGCCGCTTTGAAGGCTCTAAAGGAGCCCTGCCGGGTGCTCCTTTACAGCGACAGCGCCTATCTCGTCAACGCCTTTCGCCAGGGGTGGCTGGATCGCTGGCAGAGGAACGGCTGGCTGACGGCCAAAAAAGAACCGGTGGAAAACCAGGACCTGTGGCGGGAGCTGCTGCAGCTGGCGTCCCGGCACCAGGTGGAATGGTTAAAGGTGAAGGGCCACAGCGACAATGCCGAAAACAACCGCTGCGACGAACTGGCCCGGGCCGCAATTAGGCGGCTACTGAAGCAGGAAATTCCATCTTGA
- the rd gene encoding rubredoxin, with amino-acid sequence MAKWSCLACGYVYDPQEGDPAGGIAPGTAFEDLPGDWACPNCGLGKENFEPL; translated from the coding sequence ATGGCCAAATGGTCCTGTTTAGCCTGCGGCTATGTCTATGACCCCCAGGAAGGGGACCCGGCCGGCGGCATTGCCCCGGGGACGGCCTTTGAAGACTTGCCGGGGGACTGGGCCTGCCCTAACTGCGGCCTGGGCAAAGAGAACTTTGAACCCCTGTAG
- a CDS encoding flavodoxin family protein: MLIVGINGSPKKEGNTAFLVREGLAAAAAAGAETALIHIADALADQKIPYCTQCSSPCQGACSRNNRLGEAFDLLRRADGVLIGSPVYFGSVSAQLKAFWDKGRILRKEKALYNVVGAGVTVGGSRFGGQETTLKALFDMMLIQGMMIVGDGFFEADCGHQGSCGQAPAGNDDFAVARVRLTGKRLAEVAAATMTLRRHRG; the protein is encoded by the coding sequence ATGTTAATTGTCGGTATTAACGGCAGCCCTAAGAAAGAAGGCAATACCGCCTTCCTGGTGCGGGAAGGGCTGGCGGCGGCCGCTGCCGCCGGGGCGGAGACGGCCCTTATCCACATTGCCGATGCCCTTGCCGACCAGAAAATCCCTTACTGCACCCAGTGCAGCAGCCCCTGCCAGGGAGCCTGTTCCCGCAATAACCGCCTGGGTGAAGCCTTCGACCTCCTGCGGCGGGCCGACGGGGTCCTCATAGGCAGCCCGGTTTACTTCGGCAGTGTCTCGGCCCAGCTCAAGGCCTTCTGGGATAAAGGCCGTATCTTACGCAAAGAAAAAGCCCTGTATAACGTCGTTGGCGCCGGGGTTACTGTGGGCGGCAGCCGCTTTGGCGGCCAGGAAACGACCCTCAAAGCCCTTTTTGACATGATGCTTATCCAGGGCATGATGATTGTCGGCGACGGCTTCTTCGAGGCCGACTGCGGCCATCAGGGCAGCTGCGGCCAGGCCCCGGCCGGGAACGACGATTTTGCCGTCGCCAGGGTCCGCCTCACGGGTAAGCGCCTGGCCGAGGTAGCTGCGGCCACCATGACCTTACGCCGTCACCGCGGTTAG
- a CDS encoding deoxyguanosinetriphosphate triphosphohydrolase, with translation MLLRVEAEKREEAILSPLASLSSRTRGRQVPEEPCPIRTEYQRDRDRIIHSKAFRRLKHKTQVFIAPEGDHYRTRLTHTLEVAQISRTIARALRLNEDLAEAIALGHDLGHTPFGHSGEEALNEVVPGGFKHNLQSLRVVEVLEGGRGLNLTWEVRDGIAHHTGPVKPQTLEGQIICYADRIAYINHDIDDALRAGIITPEQLPADCLKILGSTHRQRIDTMVTDIIRYSWEHGRIAMSPAVQQATDKLREFLFKNVYIGSPAKVEEGKAKNLLKQLYFYYLEHPKALPPPVHAGDDLARRACDYIAGMTDRFAILQYARIFVPSGFPS, from the coding sequence ATGCTCCTGCGGGTAGAAGCTGAAAAGCGGGAAGAAGCTATCTTGAGTCCCCTGGCGAGTTTAAGCAGCCGTACCAGGGGCCGTCAAGTACCGGAGGAGCCCTGCCCCATTCGTACCGAATACCAGCGTGACCGCGACCGGATTATCCACTCTAAAGCCTTCCGGCGCCTGAAGCATAAAACCCAGGTTTTTATCGCCCCGGAAGGGGACCATTACCGCACCCGCCTCACCCACACCCTGGAGGTAGCCCAGATCAGCCGTACCATTGCCCGTGCCCTGCGCCTCAATGAAGACCTGGCTGAGGCCATTGCCCTGGGCCACGACCTGGGCCATACCCCTTTCGGCCACTCCGGTGAGGAAGCCCTAAACGAAGTAGTGCCGGGGGGCTTTAAACACAACCTTCAGAGCCTGAGGGTAGTAGAAGTCCTGGAAGGCGGCCGCGGTCTTAACCTCACCTGGGAAGTCCGGGACGGCATTGCCCACCATACCGGGCCGGTCAAACCCCAGACCCTGGAAGGCCAGATTATCTGTTATGCCGACCGCATCGCCTACATTAACCATGACATTGACGATGCCCTGCGGGCCGGCATCATTACCCCGGAGCAGCTTCCGGCTGATTGTTTAAAAATCCTGGGAAGCACCCACCGCCAGCGCATCGACACCATGGTGACGGATATAATCCGCTACAGCTGGGAGCACGGCCGCATTGCCATGAGCCCGGCGGTCCAGCAGGCCACGGATAAATTACGCGAATTTCTTTTTAAAAATGTCTATATCGGCTCCCCGGCCAAGGTGGAGGAAGGCAAGGCCAAAAATCTCTTAAAACAGCTCTACTTTTACTACCTGGAGCACCCGAAAGCCCTGCCCCCGCCCGTCCACGCCGGTGACGACCTGGCCCGGCGGGCCTGTGACTATATTGCCGGGATGACCGACCGTTTTGCCATCCTCCAGTATGCCCGGATCTTTGTTCCCTCCGGTTTTCCTTCCTGA
- the dnaG gene encoding DNA primase: protein MTAAFSQEVIDEVKDRVDIVEIIGSYVRLKKSGRNYVGLCPFHKEKTPSFTVSPDKQMFYCFGCGAGGDVLAFLMKQDGLSFPEAVKTLAARVGIDLAGAEESPAAKRQREWKERLYQLGAIAASFYYRLLMRHPVGAAARLYLQQRGVKGETARLFELGYAPDTGTALVDYLRRQGFTPRDIDQAGLSASRPPLGTADRFRGRLMFPIKDSRGRVIGFGGRTLSGGQPKYLNSPETVLFHKGRHLYGLHLALPGIRRKGQAILVEGYMDMIAAWQHGIDNVVASLGTALTPEQARELKKYAREVIIAYDADSAGEAATLRGLDILAAAGLQVRVLQLPEGKDPDEFLAARGAAAFQELVETSQSLMEFRINKAVAAHDPTRPLGRKAIMAAVLPSLQQVKDVVEQEAYVRLLSRHTGISEAAILKALSQPPARHGRTGKAIEKAGRKEDPAPGKRAGNPGELFLLQAYLSSPGLAAGIDGELGEDWGDSPAIQSLTAFVREKRREAPELAGPSLARVLTGRGVPEWDALIARLTLADGLGPVQEQAVKKAILLYKLQRLQKQEREIRIALARAENSGATGRVQELQEQIFHLQQTIKAIKSGRGE, encoded by the coding sequence ATGACAGCCGCCTTCAGCCAGGAAGTGATCGATGAGGTAAAGGACAGGGTAGACATCGTCGAAATCATCGGCAGCTATGTCCGGCTAAAAAAAAGCGGCCGCAATTACGTCGGTCTTTGCCCTTTTCATAAAGAAAAGACGCCCTCCTTCACCGTCAGCCCTGATAAGCAGATGTTTTACTGTTTTGGCTGCGGTGCGGGAGGCGATGTTCTCGCTTTTTTGATGAAGCAAGATGGCCTCAGCTTTCCCGAAGCAGTAAAAACCCTGGCCGCCAGGGTGGGGATTGACCTGGCCGGCGCTGAAGAATCGCCTGCTGCCAAGCGCCAGAGGGAATGGAAGGAACGCCTGTACCAGCTGGGGGCAATAGCTGCCAGCTTTTATTATCGCCTTCTCATGCGCCACCCCGTAGGAGCCGCGGCCCGCTTATATCTCCAGCAGCGGGGGGTAAAAGGAGAAACGGCGCGACTCTTTGAATTGGGATATGCCCCGGATACGGGGACGGCCCTGGTAGATTACCTGCGGCGCCAGGGTTTTACTCCTCGTGACATTGACCAGGCGGGCCTGAGCGCCTCCCGCCCCCCCCTGGGGACGGCCGACCGCTTCCGGGGGCGGCTCATGTTTCCCATAAAAGACAGCCGCGGCCGGGTGATTGGCTTTGGCGGCCGGACTTTAAGCGGGGGGCAGCCCAAGTATTTAAATTCCCCCGAAACAGTTTTATTTCACAAGGGCCGCCACCTTTACGGGCTGCACCTGGCCCTGCCGGGTATTCGCCGGAAAGGCCAGGCCATCCTCGTCGAAGGGTATATGGATATGATCGCCGCCTGGCAGCACGGTATTGATAATGTAGTCGCCTCCCTGGGGACGGCCTTAACTCCTGAGCAGGCCCGGGAGCTAAAAAAATACGCCCGGGAAGTGATCATTGCCTACGACGCCGACAGCGCGGGGGAAGCCGCCACTTTAAGGGGCCTGGACATCCTAGCCGCTGCCGGCCTCCAGGTGCGCGTCCTGCAGCTCCCGGAAGGAAAAGACCCTGATGAATTTTTGGCCGCCCGGGGAGCAGCGGCTTTTCAGGAGCTGGTAGAGACCAGCCAGAGCCTGATGGAATTTCGCATCAATAAAGCCGTAGCCGCCCATGACCCCACCCGGCCCCTGGGCAGGAAAGCCATTATGGCCGCAGTTCTTCCCAGCCTTCAACAAGTAAAGGACGTCGTCGAGCAGGAAGCCTATGTCCGGCTGTTGAGCCGTCATACAGGGATATCCGAGGCCGCCATCCTGAAAGCCCTGAGCCAGCCGCCGGCCAGGCACGGGAGGACAGGAAAAGCCATAGAAAAAGCGGGCCGGAAAGAAGACCCCGCGCCGGGAAAACGGGCCGGGAACCCGGGAGAGCTATTTTTACTCCAGGCGTATTTAAGCAGCCCTGGGCTGGCTGCCGGCATTGACGGCGAGCTGGGGGAAGACTGGGGTGACAGCCCGGCGATCCAGAGCCTCACCGCCTTTGTCCGGGAAAAGCGCCGGGAAGCACCGGAACTGGCCGGCCCGTCCCTGGCCCGGGTTTTAACCGGCCGGGGGGTGCCGGAGTGGGATGCCCTTATTGCCCGGCTTACCCTGGCCGATGGCCTGGGGCCCGTCCAGGAGCAGGCCGTCAAGAAAGCAATCCTCCTCTACAAGCTCCAGCGCCTGCAAAAACAGGAAAGGGAAATAAGAATTGCTTTGGCCCGGGCGGAAAACAGCGGCGCCACCGGCCGGGTCCAGGAACTCCAGGAGCAAATCTTTCACCTGCAGCAAACGATAAAAGCGATAAAATCCGGAAGGGGGGAGTAG
- the rpoD gene encoding RNA polymerase sigma factor RpoD, with product MKEEQQRQKVKELIEKGKSQGALTYREIMDALEGIELSPEQIDDIYEQLNQMGIEVVPESVELEALEKEEGETVDTDLDLSIPENVAIDDPVRMYLKEIGRVPLLTPEEEIELAKRMEQGDEEAKRRLAEANLRLVVSIAKRYVGRGMLFLDLIQEGNLGLIKAVEKFDYRKGYKFSTYATWWIRQAITRAIADQARTIRIPVHMVETINKLIRVQRQLLQELGRDPTPEEIAKEMDVPVERVREIMKIAQEPVSLETPIGEEEDSHLGDFIEDEDAQAPAEAASFMLLREQLEEVLDSLTPREKRVLRLRFGLDDGRARTLEEVGQEFGVTRERIRQIEAKALRKLRHPSRSKKLKDYLE from the coding sequence GTGAAAGAAGAACAGCAAAGGCAAAAAGTCAAGGAGCTGATTGAAAAGGGCAAGAGCCAGGGCGCCTTAACCTATCGCGAGATTATGGATGCCCTTGAGGGAATCGAACTCTCCCCCGAACAGATTGACGATATTTACGAGCAGCTCAACCAAATGGGGATTGAGGTCGTGCCCGAATCGGTAGAACTGGAAGCCCTGGAAAAAGAAGAGGGCGAAACCGTCGATACCGACCTCGATCTTTCGATTCCTGAAAACGTGGCCATTGACGACCCGGTGCGCATGTACCTTAAGGAGATTGGCCGGGTGCCCCTGCTGACGCCGGAAGAAGAAATCGAGCTGGCCAAGAGGATGGAGCAGGGCGACGAAGAAGCCAAACGCCGCCTGGCCGAAGCAAACTTACGCCTGGTGGTCAGCATCGCCAAACGCTATGTCGGCCGCGGTATGCTGTTTTTGGACCTTATCCAGGAAGGCAACCTGGGTTTAATCAAGGCGGTAGAGAAATTCGATTACCGTAAGGGCTACAAGTTCAGCACCTACGCCACCTGGTGGATCCGCCAGGCCATTACCCGCGCCATTGCCGACCAGGCGCGGACCATCAGGATCCCGGTGCACATGGTGGAGACCATCAACAAATTGATCCGGGTGCAGCGCCAGCTGCTTCAAGAACTGGGCCGGGACCCGACGCCCGAAGAAATCGCCAAGGAAATGGATGTCCCCGTAGAGCGGGTACGGGAGATCATGAAGATCGCCCAGGAACCGGTATCCCTGGAGACGCCGATCGGGGAAGAAGAAGACAGCCACCTGGGGGACTTCATCGAAGACGAGGATGCCCAGGCGCCGGCCGAGGCCGCTTCCTTTATGCTCCTCCGGGAGCAGCTGGAGGAAGTCCTGGATTCCCTGACACCCAGGGAAAAGCGGGTTTTACGCCTGCGTTTCGGCCTGGATGACGGGCGGGCACGCACCCTGGAAGAAGTGGGCCAGGAATTTGGCGTCACCAGGGAACGCATTCGCCAGATCGAAGCCAAGGCGCTGAGAAAGCTGCGCCATCCCAGCCGCAGCAAGAAACTGAAGGACTACCTGGAATAG
- a CDS encoding tRNA (adenine(22)-N(1))-methyltransferase, with protein sequence MLAFFNYRQDAYSGRAAAGKAAGIRLPARLQAVAGMVPPGSRVADIGTDHAYLPLYLAGSGRCPRVIAVEAAPGPYRRAVAAVAAAGLQERVEVRLGEGLAPLQPGEVDTVTMAGLGALTQQGILEAGREVRQELKRLILQPQGEAGPLRRYLAATGWYLYNEDLVYEAGHYYIILAASQGTSPTYSDLEWRIGPLLLQRRHPLLRDYLLHKMEKLTAAVRQLAAGRGERAKERLMDLSRQLEEIREVLAWLPGAAKS encoded by the coding sequence GTGCTGGCCTTTTTTAATTACCGCCAAGACGCATATAGCGGCAGGGCGGCAGCCGGGAAGGCCGCCGGTATCAGGCTCCCGGCCCGCCTGCAGGCCGTAGCCGGCATGGTGCCGCCGGGCAGCCGTGTTGCCGATATCGGCACCGACCACGCCTATCTTCCCCTGTACCTGGCCGGCAGCGGCCGCTGCCCGCGGGTGATTGCCGTGGAAGCGGCGCCGGGTCCTTACCGGCGCGCCGTGGCCGCCGTGGCGGCCGCCGGCCTCCAGGAGCGGGTGGAAGTGCGCCTGGGAGAAGGCCTTGCGCCCCTGCAGCCGGGGGAAGTAGACACAGTAACCATGGCCGGCCTGGGCGCCCTGACCCAGCAGGGGATCCTGGAGGCGGGGCGGGAGGTGCGGCAGGAGTTAAAACGCCTGATCCTCCAGCCCCAGGGGGAAGCCGGGCCTTTGCGCCGCTATCTCGCCGCCACCGGCTGGTATTTATATAACGAAGATCTGGTTTACGAGGCTGGCCACTATTATATCATCCTGGCCGCCAGCCAGGGTACAAGCCCGACTTACAGCGACCTGGAGTGGAGGATAGGGCCCCTCCTGCTGCAGCGCCGTCACCCCCTGCTGCGGGATTATCTCCTGCACAAGATGGAAAAGCTAACAGCAGCCGTCCGGCAGCTGGCCGCCGGCCGGGGAGAGCGCGCGAAAGAAAGGCTCATGGATTTAAGCCGGCAGCTGGAAGAGATACGGGAGGTGCTAGCATGGTTGCCAGGTGCAGCGAAATCATAG
- a CDS encoding Nif3-like dinuclear metal center hexameric protein — protein sequence MVARCSEIIAVMEALAPPELAAEWDNVGLMLGSPEAEVRRILVCLDVTMAVAAEAAARGANLIISHHPLFFRPLKSLRFDKAPGDLVRRLIQDNIMVYSAHTNLDSADLGVSYHLAVKLELEDIQVLLPTRREKYYKLVTFVPEDHEKVVREAITRAGAGWIGNYSDCTFRVAGTGTFLPLAGTRPYIGQEGEVTEVKEYRLETIVPTGRLKEVLQALLQAHPYEEVAYDIYPLANEGPASGIGRLGVLSQAVPLQEFALQVKETLGAARVNVVGDRERKVKKVAVCGGAGSDVMTTARAAGADVLVTGDLKFHEARAAESLGLAVIDAGHFATERLIVPALVTYLQDQLQEREVMVLASQKEQEPWYVL from the coding sequence ATGGTTGCCAGGTGCAGCGAAATCATAGCCGTTATGGAAGCCCTGGCCCCGCCGGAACTGGCGGCGGAATGGGATAACGTCGGCCTCATGCTGGGTTCGCCGGAAGCGGAAGTCCGCCGGATCCTGGTCTGCCTGGACGTTACCATGGCGGTAGCCGCGGAAGCTGCCGCCCGGGGGGCCAATCTCATCATCAGCCATCACCCCTTATTTTTTCGCCCCCTTAAATCCTTACGTTTTGACAAAGCCCCGGGCGATCTGGTCCGGCGCCTCATCCAGGACAACATCATGGTCTACTCGGCCCATACCAATTTAGACAGCGCCGATTTGGGCGTCAGCTATCACCTGGCGGTAAAGCTGGAACTGGAAGATATCCAGGTCCTCCTTCCCACCCGCCGGGAGAAGTATTATAAGCTGGTGACCTTTGTGCCGGAAGACCATGAAAAGGTCGTGCGGGAAGCCATTACCCGCGCCGGGGCCGGCTGGATCGGCAATTATTCCGACTGCACATTCCGGGTGGCCGGCACCGGTACCTTCCTGCCCCTGGCCGGCACCCGGCCCTATATAGGCCAGGAAGGGGAGGTTACAGAGGTCAAAGAATACCGCCTGGAGACCATTGTCCCCACCGGCAGGCTGAAAGAAGTCCTCCAGGCCCTGCTGCAGGCCCACCCTTACGAGGAAGTAGCTTACGACATCTACCCCCTGGCCAACGAAGGCCCGGCTTCAGGTATCGGCCGCCTGGGGGTTTTATCCCAGGCCGTGCCCCTGCAGGAATTTGCCCTGCAGGTGAAGGAAACCCTGGGGGCGGCCCGGGTCAACGTGGTGGGGGACAGGGAACGCAAGGTAAAGAAGGTGGCCGTCTGCGGCGGTGCCGGCAGCGATGTCATGACCACCGCCCGGGCTGCCGGGGCCGACGTTCTGGTCACCGGGGATTTAAAGTTCCACGAAGCCCGGGCCGCCGAGAGTTTAGGCCTGGCAGTAATCGACGCCGGCCACTTTGCCACCGAGAGGCTGATCGTCCCGGCCCTGGTGACCTACCTGCAGGACCAATTGCAGGAGCGGGAAGTGATGGTCCTGGCCTCCCAGAAAGAGCAGGAACCGTGGTACGTACTCTAA
- a CDS encoding CRISPR-associated endoribonuclease Cas6, with amino-acid sequence MLLSSYRKKFRQQIKNNLLKKAAVLGINLPPDIPLELHNVKGSDMKVVYYKDTVIKGWLGKYMLTGDLQLIRLVFSVGIGAKNSQGFGMLEPVI; translated from the coding sequence ATATTACTATCATCCTATAGAAAAAAATTCCGCCAGCAGATAAAAAATAATCTTCTCAAGAAGGCTGCAGTCCTGGGAATAAACTTGCCGCCGGATATACCCCTAGAATTACATAACGTAAAGGGGAGCGACATGAAAGTAGTTTATTATAAGGATACAGTAATCAAAGGCTGGTTGGGTAAATATATGCTAACAGGTGATCTGCAGTTAATTCGCCTGGTCTTTAGTGTGGGTATCGGCGCCAAAAATTCCCAGGGTTTTGGTATGCTGGAACCTGTAATTTAA